From the Lathyrus oleraceus cultivar Zhongwan6 chromosome 4, CAAS_Psat_ZW6_1.0, whole genome shotgun sequence genome, one window contains:
- the LOC127135374 gene encoding uncharacterized protein LOC127135374, translated as MEETMERLSSPPKNEEKTMCFYVFHPCSCLKEALVTFFKCLGFESTQIKEEENSSTSLLKHHACSSDSIVDSEDLYNSSSSNRKHSQEGVADSPTTSTQTLNLSSMGRGGPRRTPLTKDPSPGHN; from the exons ATGGAAGAGACCATGGAGAGGTTATCATCACCTCCTAAGAATGAAGAGAAAACAATGTGTTTCTATGTTTTCCATCCATGCTCTTGTCTTAAAGAAGCACTCGTCACTTTCTTCAAGTGTTTAGGTTTTGAGTCCACACAAATCAAAGAAGAGGAAAACTCATCAACATCACTACTCAAACATCATGCATGTTCATCTGATTCTATTGTAGACTCAGAAGATTTATATAACTCTTCAAGTAGCAATCGGAAACACTCACAAGAAGGTGTTGCAGATTCACCAACCACATCCACTCAAACCCTT AATTTAAGTTCAATGGGAAGAGGTGGTCCTCGAAGAACTCCACTTACCAAAGATCCATCACCTGGCCATAATTAA